Proteins co-encoded in one Arachis hypogaea cultivar Tifrunner chromosome 13, arahy.Tifrunner.gnm2.J5K5, whole genome shotgun sequence genomic window:
- the LOC112792189 gene encoding serine/threonine-protein kinase SAPK2 isoform X1: MERYEVIRDLGSGNFGVAKLVREKCSGDFYAVKFIERGLKIDEHVQREIINHRSLKHPNIVRFKEVLLTPTHLAIVMEYAAGGELFERICSAGRFSEDEARYFFQQLISGVSYCHAMEICHRDLKLENTLLDGSTAPRLKICDFGYSKARNLLHNFNEHVSCFTQKPSNIVFYFSILFQSSVLHSQPKSTVGTPAYIAPEVLSRREYDGKVADVWSCGVTLYVMLVGAYPFEDPENPRNFRKTLQRILSVHYSIPDYVRISKECRHLLSLIFVANPEKRITIPEIKMLPWFQQNLPLEFTDEGAGSLQNGGGNHDDDSSVQNIEEILSIVQEARKPSEDNPEEAGGQFVGGSMDLDDIDVDADMDDIETSDDFVCTL, translated from the exons ATGGAACGTTACGAGGTAATCAGAGATCTCGGTTCAGGGAACTTCGGTGTAGCAAAGCTTGTTAGAGAGAAATGCAGTGGTGACTTCTATGCTGTCAAGTTCATTGAGAGAGGCCTCAAG ATTGATGAGCACGTGCAGAGGGAGATCATCAACCATAGGTCCTTAAAGCATCCCAATATCGTTAGGTTCAAAGAG GTGCTACTTACTCCAACACATCTTGCCATAGTGATGGAATATGCTGCTGGAGGAGAACTATTCGAAAGAATATGTAGTGCTGGAAGATTCAGCGAGGACGAG GCAAGATATTTCTTCCAGCAGTTGATTTCTGGAGTCAGTTATTGCCATGCAATG GAAATTTGCCATAGAGATCTCAAGCTGGAAAACACACTTTTAGATGGAAGCACAGCACCAAGGCTTAAAATATGCGACTTTGGTTACTCAAAGGCAAGAAACTTGTTACATAATTTCAATGAACATGTTTCATGTTTCACTCAGAAACCCTCTaacattgttttttatttttccatcttGTTTCAGTCTTCTGTTCTGCACTCGCAGCCAAAATCCACTGTAGGAACCCCTGCATATATTGCTCCAGAGGTCTTGTCAAGAAGAGAATATGATGGAAAG GTTGCAGATGTTTGGTCTTGTGGGGTGACCTTGTATGTGATGCTCGTTGGTGCTTATCCTTTCGAAGACCCAGAAAACCCAAGAAACTTCAGAAAAACTCTCCAG CGAATTCTGAGTGTCCACTATTCTATTCCAGACTATGTTCGTATAAGCAAAGAGTGTAGACACCTTCTATCTCTAATATTTGTTGCCAACCCTGAAAAG AGAATTACCATACCAGAGATAAAGATGCTACCATGGTTCCAACAGAACCTACCACTAGAATTCACGGATGAGGGTGCAGGTAGCCTGCAAAATGGTGGTGGGAACCATGATGATGATAGTTCAGTTCAGAATATTGAAGAAATATTATCAATAGTACAAGAGGCTAGGAAGCCAAGTGAGGATAACCCAGAAGAAGCTGGTGGGCAGTTTGTTGGGGGCAGCATGGACCTTGATGATATTGATGTAGATGCTGACATGGATGATATTGAAACAAGTGATGATTTCGTCTGTACTTTGTGA
- the LOC112792189 gene encoding serine/threonine-protein kinase SAPK2 isoform X2 — MERYEVIRDLGSGNFGVAKLVREKCSGDFYAVKFIERGLKIDEHVQREIINHRSLKHPNIVRFKEVLLTPTHLAIVMEYAAGGELFERICSAGRFSEDEARYFFQQLISGVSYCHAMEICHRDLKLENTLLDGSTAPRLKICDFGYSKSSVLHSQPKSTVGTPAYIAPEVLSRREYDGKVADVWSCGVTLYVMLVGAYPFEDPENPRNFRKTLQRILSVHYSIPDYVRISKECRHLLSLIFVANPEKRITIPEIKMLPWFQQNLPLEFTDEGAGSLQNGGGNHDDDSSVQNIEEILSIVQEARKPSEDNPEEAGGQFVGGSMDLDDIDVDADMDDIETSDDFVCTL; from the exons ATGGAACGTTACGAGGTAATCAGAGATCTCGGTTCAGGGAACTTCGGTGTAGCAAAGCTTGTTAGAGAGAAATGCAGTGGTGACTTCTATGCTGTCAAGTTCATTGAGAGAGGCCTCAAG ATTGATGAGCACGTGCAGAGGGAGATCATCAACCATAGGTCCTTAAAGCATCCCAATATCGTTAGGTTCAAAGAG GTGCTACTTACTCCAACACATCTTGCCATAGTGATGGAATATGCTGCTGGAGGAGAACTATTCGAAAGAATATGTAGTGCTGGAAGATTCAGCGAGGACGAG GCAAGATATTTCTTCCAGCAGTTGATTTCTGGAGTCAGTTATTGCCATGCAATG GAAATTTGCCATAGAGATCTCAAGCTGGAAAACACACTTTTAGATGGAAGCACAGCACCAAGGCTTAAAATATGCGACTTTGGTTACTCAAAG TCTTCTGTTCTGCACTCGCAGCCAAAATCCACTGTAGGAACCCCTGCATATATTGCTCCAGAGGTCTTGTCAAGAAGAGAATATGATGGAAAG GTTGCAGATGTTTGGTCTTGTGGGGTGACCTTGTATGTGATGCTCGTTGGTGCTTATCCTTTCGAAGACCCAGAAAACCCAAGAAACTTCAGAAAAACTCTCCAG CGAATTCTGAGTGTCCACTATTCTATTCCAGACTATGTTCGTATAAGCAAAGAGTGTAGACACCTTCTATCTCTAATATTTGTTGCCAACCCTGAAAAG AGAATTACCATACCAGAGATAAAGATGCTACCATGGTTCCAACAGAACCTACCACTAGAATTCACGGATGAGGGTGCAGGTAGCCTGCAAAATGGTGGTGGGAACCATGATGATGATAGTTCAGTTCAGAATATTGAAGAAATATTATCAATAGTACAAGAGGCTAGGAAGCCAAGTGAGGATAACCCAGAAGAAGCTGGTGGGCAGTTTGTTGGGGGCAGCATGGACCTTGATGATATTGATGTAGATGCTGACATGGATGATATTGAAACAAGTGATGATTTCGTCTGTACTTTGTGA
- the LOC112792189 gene encoding serine/threonine-protein kinase SAPK2 isoform X3 — protein sequence MERYEVIRDLGSGNFGVAKLVREKCSGDFYAVKFIERGLKREIINHRSLKHPNIVRFKEVLLTPTHLAIVMEYAAGGELFERICSAGRFSEDEARYFFQQLISGVSYCHAMEICHRDLKLENTLLDGSTAPRLKICDFGYSKSSVLHSQPKSTVGTPAYIAPEVLSRREYDGKVADVWSCGVTLYVMLVGAYPFEDPENPRNFRKTLQRILSVHYSIPDYVRISKECRHLLSLIFVANPEKRITIPEIKMLPWFQQNLPLEFTDEGAGSLQNGGGNHDDDSSVQNIEEILSIVQEARKPSEDNPEEAGGQFVGGSMDLDDIDVDADMDDIETSDDFVCTL from the exons ATGGAACGTTACGAGGTAATCAGAGATCTCGGTTCAGGGAACTTCGGTGTAGCAAAGCTTGTTAGAGAGAAATGCAGTGGTGACTTCTATGCTGTCAAGTTCATTGAGAGAGGCCTCAAG AGGGAGATCATCAACCATAGGTCCTTAAAGCATCCCAATATCGTTAGGTTCAAAGAG GTGCTACTTACTCCAACACATCTTGCCATAGTGATGGAATATGCTGCTGGAGGAGAACTATTCGAAAGAATATGTAGTGCTGGAAGATTCAGCGAGGACGAG GCAAGATATTTCTTCCAGCAGTTGATTTCTGGAGTCAGTTATTGCCATGCAATG GAAATTTGCCATAGAGATCTCAAGCTGGAAAACACACTTTTAGATGGAAGCACAGCACCAAGGCTTAAAATATGCGACTTTGGTTACTCAAAG TCTTCTGTTCTGCACTCGCAGCCAAAATCCACTGTAGGAACCCCTGCATATATTGCTCCAGAGGTCTTGTCAAGAAGAGAATATGATGGAAAG GTTGCAGATGTTTGGTCTTGTGGGGTGACCTTGTATGTGATGCTCGTTGGTGCTTATCCTTTCGAAGACCCAGAAAACCCAAGAAACTTCAGAAAAACTCTCCAG CGAATTCTGAGTGTCCACTATTCTATTCCAGACTATGTTCGTATAAGCAAAGAGTGTAGACACCTTCTATCTCTAATATTTGTTGCCAACCCTGAAAAG AGAATTACCATACCAGAGATAAAGATGCTACCATGGTTCCAACAGAACCTACCACTAGAATTCACGGATGAGGGTGCAGGTAGCCTGCAAAATGGTGGTGGGAACCATGATGATGATAGTTCAGTTCAGAATATTGAAGAAATATTATCAATAGTACAAGAGGCTAGGAAGCCAAGTGAGGATAACCCAGAAGAAGCTGGTGGGCAGTTTGTTGGGGGCAGCATGGACCTTGATGATATTGATGTAGATGCTGACATGGATGATATTGAAACAAGTGATGATTTCGTCTGTACTTTGTGA